The Osmia bicornis bicornis chromosome 12, iOsmBic2.1, whole genome shotgun sequence genome contains the following window.
AATTTGCTTACATATTTGATTTCAAGAGAAATTTCTTAGAATTCATgtgcaattattaatttcaataaaaatataatcgaATACTTTTGTACAAATTTACATCATTAATGAaggaaaaatatcaaatatacGACCAAGTAATACATATAAAACTGAACATCCGAatgttttgttatttaatgtgaCATTTATAAGTTCAGTATCTAAAAAAGGTATATAATTATACATTATTATAATGATAAAATGAATAGTACGTTCATCATaagaaatatcattaatatgaacacttaataaaaatttgttcatAGTACAATCGTACGTTTTGTATACTTAATGAAAAAGGAGTATAACTCTTAAGCACacaaatttctattaaaaaattccaatgAATTcccattaaataaattttattcttaatcAAGAACATTTCAGTGAAATTAGGTACTGAACCTTTTCAATGTTCTTGTCACATTTGGGACTACAACAAGTATTTCAATGATATATCAGTATTACCAGTGACCTTGTTAAATCTGACAAATCGACTTGGGacaatataaataaacatttaaattcTAGGCTTCGCTTTCTGTTGTTCCATCTTCTTCCATTATTGGAACTATTAAACTCTCTTTTGACATCAAACTGTACTTTGTCACAAATGCTGTAAATCTATAGAAAAACAAATTGATTCAGTGATCAAAATAaacataaatttgttaaatattcatttccaCGGGTATGTACCTGCGGCACAGAAATGTTTTATTCTCAAATTCATCAAATATTGCTCTATGATGATAGTATGCATGAGAAAAAATTCTATAAACCCTGCGACTAACTGATCCAAGTTTGGCTACCGAAGATTCTTTGATACTAACCctagaaaaaaatttaaaaggatataaaacattctaaattttaaattatatgtaTCCTGTGTTCATCGTAACTTTTCAGTAATATACCTGCTGGGAAAATATTTGTTGCTATTAAGCAAACAAGCTGCACCATCAAGGGTATGTCTTGTATAGTCAATGGCTGGACATTCCTTAGGTGTTTTGTGAGCAGCACACAAAAATATCCATTGTTCTGTAGCTGTCATTTGACTACAAGATGCTGGATAACATTCTTCTTGCAATCTTACTGTCAAGCCATTGAGTTCCATACAAAATTGCCTCAAATGCTCATATTTCCACACTGCTTCATCTTGTGCATCTGGCATTTTCAATATCAAATCAACATTGGATGGATCCTTTCTGATCATTTGTTGAATATATTGTTGCACAGCCAATGTGCTATCCATTTCTTCGAAGGGTTCATCTGGCCATCTACAGAAATCCTAAACACATATTTCAACTTCAGAAGATACAACAAACCATGGAATCAAAATTTAAACTCTAGATACTATTGgcataataaaaaacatattGTGTCATTATCTGTCAAACTTTCTACCTTTATTATTAACAGAGAACATGAAATACAACATTCTTAAAGAGCAAATAACCTAAAAACTATGTTAAGGGTCAAGAATAATTTGCATATTgataaatgtataaaatgttacaaatgaaacaataaatGATAAAGTATGAATGTGTAAACAATCGCTTCTTGCACAGCATTGATTTTCATTAGATGCGCGTCAGGAACGCGTTTAAATATTTCTGCAAGTACAAGGCATATAACCaaacatttattaaataatgacACATAAactaaagaaaaaacaaatagcgaataatattaatatctttatCAACCTTTGCTTTCGTTCCGGGTCTATTTCTTCTAAGGATCGTGGGTCCATCCGCCATCTTCATTTTGCTAGTTGTTGCACTCGATTATGTTAGCTTCAGAGGAAGAATAGACTTGAAAGACCTCCCCCTAATTGTCTTATTGTTACCGAGACTTCTCTTCTCTTATATATtttgaacaaaataataagaatcaaaattctttaaaatatgttgagacaaaaatcaaaatttaaaatgatttgattaaatttctttttaattgacaattttaacattttttgaaattttgaattgttaaaAGTCTCACAAAgtgaaaaattggaaaagagTTTAAAAGATGTACAcaataaatttagaaataagggatttttataaacacaatattttttatttgcacCTTTTAATCAACTTGATCTTTACTTAAAATCAACATGGTACTTGTAAATACATGTAATCATGTTATACTTGCTTCCTctagaatataaataaaaatgttcattttGTTTGAATCTAATAATCCGctttattattataacaatgaaaatttatatacagaagaaacaattcaaaattttttcttatacaatatgttaaaaataaaaatatctgacTATAAAGTAGCAGCTTTTATATAGatatttattcataaatatctTCTTTGTCAGCAACATAACGCACTATATCTGCCGGCCGTAATAATTTCTCTGCATCCATATCTGGTATTTCAAAACCAAATTCGTCTTCTATGGCCATTATAACTTCTATATGATCCAAAGAATCCAAGCCCAAGTCATTCATAAAATGAGACTCCAAACTTAACTGtatagaattttaaattatgttattatatatCCATAAATGGTGATATCAAATAACTGATATGTAATTGAAAGAAGAACATAATCTGCTTTCAATttcaacataaaataaaaaaataaatttacatatCAGTTTATCATAGAGACACCACGATTCAAGCGAGGTGTTAATTGATTATCTGATCTAAAAGCTAAATAACAACCAAATACTAAatctttacaaaattatatttgaatgtCTCTCTTAAACTATGCAGTAATGTTTGCAAGAACATTTTCACaagcatttttaatattgtatcGTCTGATAGTGATCAGATACCTTGTTTCGATCAATTTTATCATAGAGACCTAGCACTAAAAGTACACGCTGGCTAATAAGTTGAAGTGTTAATGGTTGCTTGTGACTGTAGTGGCGCACCTGCTTGACTCGTGGGCCctgtaaaataatagtttctAGAAAATATATAGTTTTACAACCTTGTCAGCAGATATTTTATCATAGGCTTTGACCACATCGAGAACACGTTCCTGAATATCTTTAATTTTAGCTTCTTTAGAATATGTGCGTATAGTCTGTGTCTTTACCTACATGTATTATATGAtctatatattattattttatacttatatgtcagaaaatatataatgttattataatatttttttcttcaacaaagttttaaaaaagaagaagactTTTTAGTAAGAAGAACAAAACGagagaattaattattttttgacCTGAACATACGACAAGTTCACTgttaaacaaaataacaaCTTTAACAAAAGAGACCTGAGTCTCGATATCGAAAGTATAAAGTATACCCATTCTACTTTACGTGCatcttatttaattaaaatatgacatGTTACACTGAcggaattaattgaattattgcTACATGTTTAAAATGATCTAATGTTCTATATTTTGTCGGAACATCAATTATTTCAGTTACATAATACGAAATATTAAGTAGAACATATAAACCATCAAAGGGAGTTTTATGGAAGCTATCGGAGAGAACTATGTTTACCTGCGGTAAGACTTTAATGGTACTTTGTCGGTTACAATGAAAGAATCTTTCATTTAATTGAAGTTGTGTAACAGCACCACGTAAGCATGGTCGActgattaaatttttaagagTACCGGTATTTCTCATTAAAAGACGAACTCCCGCGAGAGACGCCATTTTCTCTATCACAACGATTTCTGCAAGACTTAACCTAGGCACGTGCACGAACTTTATTCCTATTACATGAGTTAGGAATTGCAACGACATCTACAAGGAAAGAATATACTTGTTTCGTGCAGCTCAGAGAAGCCCTCTACTCTTACTTCTAGCTTTTtcgtaataaaataaagtttatgCTAAAACAGATTACAATTTTTCcccttttatttaaaaaaaagtagaagTTAATACTTACATAATATTGTTGCGTGTCCTCCTTGCGGTTTAGGGAATTTTAGGGATTTCAGGGACGTGAGTAAGGTGCCGTGGAGCGCTGAAGCATTCTGCTCGCGGCGCGCAAAACAAATCAAACACCTTAGCGTTTTTAGTAAAAGTACTGACTGCTTTATTCGAGAATGACTTTGAAAGTGTATCTAAGCGGTGTATAAAGCTTGGAATCGATTTGCGCTCGGCGGTGAAGATCCTCGATCGATGTCGCCTGGCATCCCCTCTTCGCTGAGTGTcgaatcctccctcaggatcgtCCCTGGTCCAATGGCCGAGGAGCCCATCTCTGTTCAGAGGCGGTTCCTCTCCCCGGCTTCAGACCACTCTCAAGCGAGTAGAAATGGtggtgctccgccaagacACGAGAACGATTTCGTGCACACATGCTAAGAGAGAGCCAGAGGATGCAGAGAAAgacagaaaatgaaaagatctCGTGCTAAATTTATGACCCCCCTTTGAATAAATaggatgtcgaagagacttcgacGATTTCGACAACCAAACAGGTGATGCTAGCGttgaaaactttaccgacagtccctagaaaaatctcTTGAAACGAGAACACAAATTACGTCGTCATTACTAAACAGAATGCAACaaaatttgagggacgtgttcaggaggCCATAAAGAATGGCGTTTCGGTCCTTATTTTATCCAAATTgtcaaaaagttataaaatattgaaattggtGTCTGTCCACgctcaagaaaatggcggatcggacctgcattaatttattcgtaatataaacatttttgcggTTTGTATGTCCAAATAGagaccagagcgccattctttgGGTCGGATAGAACAAAACGAGTACCCAAGGAATGATGTACAAGCCTCCAGGTAGAAGAAATTTGTGTTCTACGATTTTCACCcgcgaaagacgtcaaaaaggtaaaacagaccacaaatttagtttctcgttttttctgtagggcgcagttcgttcgttttctgcgCTTGACTGCGCGCTCATTCTCATTTCgtatatgtgaatatgtgtgcgtcgaccgaaccgtcgacgacgatacaGATACAATGCCCATGCCACGACAGTGACGAGCGGGCAGTCAGATTTTGGTATTAGAAGCGATAGTAGCGAGTGAGTGCGAGTGCGTACGTGCGGTCAACGTTACGGTAAGTCCCGATTATTactaaaattgtaaaatttggGTCCGATAACGGGCACCTTCCGCGCCCGATTCTTTTAATGCCTCGATATCGTCTCGCCCCCTTCTCCAGCCTCTAAAGATCTCCTGTTCCCTTTTACCCCGAGATTCTCATCCCACATTCTTTCCAACCCTTGCGAACTCCCCTGCGTAGACTGTGACGGCCGGCCACGGTCTTTATTGTAGAAATTTTGAACCCCCGAAAAGGGCCACTTTGGCGCACAACGTAGGGCCAGGAAGGTCCAACGTTCCATAAGCTCTTGCGATCGGACTTTCACGAAACACCGTTACGAATTTAAAATTGTCGAAACTACGCAGAAGGTGCCCGTTACCGTTACTGATACCCTTGTTGCCTTTTTTTTTGCCATTGTCGGTCGAACACGGTGTTGTGATTAACGTACCAATATAAAAACTATCCGTGCCTCTCAACCGGCTCGAAAGCCGTTTTCGATTGAAcgtttgattttgaaaattattttgagcCTGTTGCATGGTCACTGAGATTGATAATTTATGccataaaatttttttttgctttgtTTGGCCGATTTAAATATTCGTGCCGCGTTTTTCCGATATTGAGTATTCTTGTCGCTCCCTTTGCCGATTTCGAATACATACATACTCTTGTCGTGCCAGTTGCCAAAAAAAATACAGTCACTCTCAGTGAAAATTGTCCACCCGCAACGGGGCGTATATTAgtctaaataaaacaatacatATAAACAAAATACAATGATTGCGcacattaaattattctacataaataactacataatattatctataaaataattttgaacaaaaaattatttcatactgtttagtgcatttcgaagtcggttgtattttttgttaaaaatgattttatttcacactttttagtggaacgagcagtatttgtaagATGCcataaggtggtttaccgttcttattggttaattgcaataacgatagttttcAACGCTAACaaattccatacatttttgcaagtgggatcatcgcggaaatatATATCTCTTATTAAATgcgaaaggtttcatcgcgatcggtacatgccttgcagagtattcatatgtacactcagtcccatcgaagttgtcgcagtgaagttggctacaaattcactacgcattcacgccgcgtcgcaCAGTGGGGTATTTGCCTCCAAAACGCGGTAAAAACTACTTTAAAATTTGCTGAATCTTCAAACTGTCATAACTTTGCTAAATTTCATCCAAATTTGATGAAACAAATTCCATTTTAAAGCTTACACTTTCTATCTTTTAATAAGTCTAACGTTATCGCattagaatgtttttttaccAAAGCTATAGCTATAAAAAGGAACCTGcttttttcaaatgatttgGACATGGTATAGGTACATATTTAtggtataatatatataatagtcGTAGTAAAGTTGATAACATAATAAAAACTTTATTAACAATCAATATGTAACAATCAATATACCACGACAGATGCACGCGAATCGATTATACTTATTTATACCCTTTTTACAATTTGTacattttgtatatatttatattaacttATTTTACGTCTTATTAttagtttttctttaaattcttGCACTATCCTTCATCCGAGAAATCTGTATTTGCATCTGTATTTTCTTCGTCCTCATCTTCAAACGTTTGTGCCGGAAGAAGCAACTCTAATGTTTCTGATAAGAAACTGTTGGATTTTTTGCTTATCTTCTTTCGCATACTAGAAATCAGTGGGTCTGAAGTAAGCAACAAcctatttataattaaaataaatgaataataatcgaTGGTTTAACTCAACTTTAAAATCAAGCAAGAAATCGAGGTATTCATCCTACCTGTTCAAAACATCAGTGTTGCATTGTTCTCTAGAAAATTTTCTAGCATGATTTAAACGAAACAAACGAATATGTTTGTTTCGTGCTTCTGCCGCTTCTTCAGATAACTGACCTATTGGTATTAATGCATGTTGCACTATCAATGAACCGTGAATCAATATTTTGTGCAGTGTTGGGGTCATTGGATGTCACGGATACAAATGAACATACAGGTTTGCTGTTTCTGTGgcataaatttcaaatttctctACATCAATCTCATAGTCGCTTGATATAGCCtccaaaataattttaatcctttgaataacgaaaagaaatgtttagaaaatgaatataaaacaagaataaaattgttttcaattgaaaaagtAGTAAATAACTCTCGTAAATAACCTTATTAAGTGTAAATCTACACCTGTAATCTCAGCTGACAGTTcatgatttttgaaaaatctgCGACTGCTGTTGCCATCATTACTATTCCCTATCACATAATATTATAAGCcataaaattattgtaataaaaagtaCATAGTTTAATAGTAACAAATAACATATTTCCGAATCATTACCGTAGCCTTGTTTTGGTATATCGACTATTAAACCTATTTccgttttaaatttatgttgaatttctatttttcttcagTTTACTAAATTTTTATCCGTTTCAGTTCTTATCTGCCATTTTTTTATTGGCAGTTTATGTGCCAAATGCAATAATGTTTCGAAGAGCCGTATTCTAGCGTGTAATATCGATAAACCAAATTTTATTGCATCAGGGTCAATTTCTTTCGTAACTGACAAATTGTTGAAAGTGCTTGATGTGGCTCCGCAAATATAACACCTCATCGTTGATAATGTACTGGTGATGGCATTACATCCTTTTGCATCCCCCATGGTCATTTTCATGGTAAATTTTACTTCATGTTCttcaatttaaaacaattaaatttaatgttattattattctatcaATACTGAAAGttagtttaaaatatattcgaattgttttttattaccTCCAATGTtgataatttgtaaattattaatctGGTCTTGAACATAATTCACCTCCTCCTGAATAATCTTAGACGTTTCTTTTACGAATTGCAGACGAATTGGTCGGCAGTAGCGAGGTGAGGATGGCGTTGGATTTTGCCATACAACATTTTTGCCTaagagattttttttttaaatgtttctaTAAGTTACGAACATTCTGAAGGATAAAAAACGTAGATTTGTAGGATTACTGTTACCTGAAGTCAGTCGCAAGGGAACCATCGAACTCTGGAAAATTTGTGCATCAGAGTCtgtatcattttcaaatttctgttTATATTCCTTCTGCTGCGAACCATCACATCCCCactttaatattaattcaaacgAAGCACCATCACTTTGATGTAATTGTTCAATTATTTCGCCTAAATAGGTTAATAACCTTAGTGCCGTGTGATTTAATAGGTCCTGTAAGTTCACCTCGGCACAAGTAGCTGACACTTTAATTGCTTCTTTCACTGGATAGCAGTCTTTTTTGGCTGCTTGAAGTTTAGAATAGCATGGAAAAAGGTTCGTATCACTTGTACGAATCACCTCATATTGAGTTCGTGATAAATTAGTATCGACATATATAGCTAAAGCCTTGAACAAGGAtaatgtttcttttctttggtTTAGCAAATTGTCCATATATGCCCTTCTAAATTTATTCGCCCTAGTTGGAGATGCTGCTATTTCGTGCACCAATTTAGAGGCTTCTAATTGTCCTGATTCGCGTAACTTCGATCCCATGGCAAACCGTAACTCCTCAGTGTCCACAGTTCTCCGCATTTGTTCTGTCCGTTTCCTTTTACCGCGTTCAGATAAATCGGTAAACGATTTCTTTGGTCGTCCATCTTTGTTTTTGGCTCTTGGCAGATCTGCAGTTCCTAAAAGCCAATTTTGGTTCTGATTTAAGAATAAATCGTTACGCCTTTTTGCCAACTGCCATCGGCCCCAAAATTTAtatcttaatttttttaactttgttttcaaatttgtttcttcCGTAGCTGAATACTCATCAGAATTAATTAATgtcggtgagtgaatgcgtggccaacttcatTGCGACAACTTCGAAGGGGCTGAGTGTatagggtgatcctctcgctacgctacccaaaggaagtgccgccacaatagaatgtGGTAGTCTACATCCTATTTCGGTCATCGCTTACATGACCGTCGAGGCCCCTGCGGCGAGGATGGTTGTGTGCGTGGAAAtgtgttaagaaaatattctgttttccgTAGCGTTTAAATGGGACTCTTCTGCTCATTACATGcattttcacgcacacagccgtcttcgctgcaggggtcaagtaagcgatgacagaaatgggatgtcgacttctacatttcattgtggcggcacttcctttgggtagcgtagcgagaggatcaccctgtatatacagggtgttccgtaacGCATTTTCACCCTCTGAGATAGTGGTAggtggggtgattctgaacaactttttcctttgcaaaaaagtggtccgaagcttcctttttgaattattaaacaaaaacactaaccaatccgagcgcgtacaacgcgcgggctcagggacggcagcgtcggctacgaagcggggtttgacgtaggtcgcgaacgaacggctcggcacctcgttagcatagcacaataaaataattgcaatggttgaacatttttagttgttgtttaaaacaaatacggaatctaatctcttgtcgcctgtcattgtgtaaaaaaggaatttttaaacattctaaataacaaataaaaatgtttgaaatgaaataatgaataaaaattttaaaacaatttcaatgaaacttacccattcgttcgtaaattTACCTGCTATGCAGAAAGCAGATAATTCCTACCTGGGTCAATCCTGGGTTATTGTGTCGGTCTTCATCACTcgacgaagaaacacgtgtGCAGAACAGCTGATTTCATGGTCGGGCTAGTGAACTTACCTCGTTAATAAAATTGCACTTAGGTATTGCACTTACGTAGCCCCTTTCGGGGGCTatgtgaacctggcacccgacttttaaaaaattaacttgtTTCTTCATAAAACGgtagtatatcgtttgtagttgattgtagtaaaaatattttcgtttgtagttggatcaattaataaataaacaaaattgaaaaattgacccgcacccgacattgagatatttcaaatcggTTTTTTGCATGTGATagagaatcgtttgtagttgattgtagtgaaaaaagtttcgtttatagttgaatagtttaaaagttatacgtgattgtttatacccatcagtcaacttcgtcaatttttaatatttttcaaatccgtCTTTTCCAACTTGTTCGGAATGGTTTCTAGGTGTTTGCAGTGACTGTATTGGATACTTAggcataaaataaaatatgggTATTATGTTTCTGCAGAAGTGTTCGCGCAGTGGCTTTCATGACTCGTTCTTTCAAATCATTATGAATTTCCCACTTACCAGTAATTCGTTTAATGTAGATAATCGCGGAAAcaaatttatatgtataattatcgTAAACCAACTTTTCTGGTATTTCCTCAACTGTAAATTGTTTTCTGCAATTGGGATAATTCATTCGAGCTGAAAGCAAAGCGTTTCCAACATGTTAAGCACCATGTGATTGCCTCCCGAATAAATTTTCGTAATATTGGTACTTTTGCATCGTGAACACGTGTTTGTATGACTTGGTTTACAAGCTTCATTTACGGCTTCTTGTAGACCTGCCAGGCCGCATCTATATATAAAGGCTGCGTTAAGATGTAATACCGGCGTAATGATTGACTTTTCTATTAAACAATTAGTGCATCGAACGGTTGTTTCTTTCgaacggaaataaatttttcctgcagatatgaaatattaatcgaGCAATTCATTATTCcatcttttatttctttagtGGCACTTAAGATACGTCCTCGttctttatataattttgtcgaCACACCCATCGTTGACAGGGTCTGAATAAATGTAGATATGTAGATGTTACTTTTTGCAAGATACTCGGAATATGTTTGGAAATCATGATAAGCAACTAAAATGCTTTGAATAGTAGAATCGAACGCACATGTGTTGTGTACGCTAACGATCTGTTTACCGATATTTATTGGTTTTAAAGAATTTCCATTTACAAGCATCGGTACCATTGGGGTAAATTTTGGCCGTTTGTGAATAATCTCGATATCAGGACATGCGGTGAGATATTTACTTCGTTTGTTCGCTCTAtctgatatttttgatttaattGGATTTGTCTTTTTAACAAGACCTTTCCAATTTTCGGTCTCGTTAAGAAAGGATGTTTCCGAGGGAACAGTGTAAATAATATATCTCCCGATTGGGGTAAAACATTTATTACATCTTTTACCAAGTCCTCCGATTTATCAATGTGCTCCCCATCACTGCCCCCCCTGCTTAAGATAGGGGGTTGAAAATTGATGTACAGTATTTTCTTGTGATATGTTATCGAATGACGCATTCTGAATTTAATTTGGTTCAAGGGCCATTTTGCCTACCTTacccggctataccctttggAGAGGTCATTTTCAAAGACTGCAAGTTTCCAGAAAATCCGTTTTCCGTCGATTGCGCTGAGCTCGCTGCGCTGAGTGGTGGGGGGAAAAGTGGGCCTGATCAGCTTTTAGGGAAATTCAGAAGACCATTCCTGCGTCAGTAGTCGCAGAAGAAAATAGATGCTCGAAACTTGTGAAGTGTCAGAAAAGAATTTTACCGTaagtgaaaattttattttatccgaAATATGTGTACTTATGGAAACCACTCACCctcgatatttttttaaaacatacaATTCTTACGTTTGTTttatacgctgattacgaattTCATAGTGAAAAGTTGGGGACTATTTGGGCATCGTAAGGCGGCCAGCAACGCTTTTGCGAAATAATAACTAATTCTttcaacaatattattatttgctaATTCGAATGGCGGCGACGCGTTACAAAATTAAACCTACAGTGAGTCCAACAAGTGTGCGCACACAGTTTACATGTTGACTGTCGAGGGGACATCGCAAATTACACGCACtccaataattaaaagaaaaagatagaaaaatattattttcaatagtattgttattatactaataatgtaaagtaTGAAATCAAAAGCTTGACAtttgaaattggaaaattaattattcctattcttaataattacaaCTTTGTAACAAATGCCCATTTTCACTgcggcagtcaacgtgttaaaacagaatacctaaTTTACAGTTGGACTAAATAACTTTACGTTTTTCGAGAAGTTGTATGTGCTTATgacgttttaaaaaattacaatttgttgaaatcgtgaaagaaaatagtgaagggtaatatttcaacttttttatgtgagcctataatgaaaatttaaaatatgtcttttgTTTGTCGcaattttcggaaattttaattatttctaacttctaagtgcatttaccgatctcgatgaaattttcagcatacacattCTTCGAATgtacgaaagacatattttaaattttcattatagggtCACatcaaa
Protein-coding sequences here:
- the LOC114878218 gene encoding MOB kinase activator-like 4: MKMADGPTILRRNRPGTKAKDFCRWPDEPFEEMDSTLAVQQYIQQMIRKDPSNVDLILKMPDAQDEAVWKYEHLRQFCMELNGLTVRLQEECYPASCSQMTATEQWIFLCAAHKTPKECPAIDYTRHTLDGAACLLNSNKYFPSRVSIKESSVAKLGSVSRRVYRIFSHAYYHHRAIFDEFENKTFLCRRFTAFVTKYSLMSKESLIVPIMEEDGTTESEA
- the LOC114878204 gene encoding acyl carrier protein, mitochondrial isoform X2, with the protein product MSLQFLTHVIGIKFVHVPRLSLAEIVVIEKMASLAGVRLLMRNTGTLKNLISRPCLRGAVTQLQLNERFFHCNRQSTIKVLPQVKTQTIRTYSKEAKIKDIQERVLDVVKAYDKISADKLSLESHFMNDLGLDSLDHIEVIMAIEDEFGFEIPDMDAEKLLRPADIVRYVADKEDIYE
- the LOC114878204 gene encoding acyl carrier protein, mitochondrial isoform X1, which translates into the protein MSLQFLTHVIGIKFVHVPRLSLAEIVVIEKMASLAGVRLLMRNTGTLKNLISRPCLRGAVTQLQLNERFFHCNRQSTIKVLPQGPRVKQVRHYSHKQPLTLQLISQRVLLVLGLYDKIDRNKLSLESHFMNDLGLDSLDHIEVIMAIEDEFGFEIPDMDAEKLLRPADIVRYVADKEDIYE
- the LOC114881752 gene encoding uncharacterized protein LOC114881752; protein product: MDYNNQILHRHFTDTSQILHRHFLATRKTVCTFVISIQNAIRIVYWESEHKLTVRQCYLFDGICDTYGGATAVQRPRHFLATAALGVVVVAAAVAVAAAAVAVIAAVVGVVAATAFVVAAPAVATYVPPGASAPVGAATEETNLKTKLKKLRYKFWGRWQLAKRRNDLFLNQNQNWLLGTADLPRAKNKDGRPKKSFTDLSERGKRKRTEQMRRTVDTEELRFAMGSKLRESGQLEASKLVHEIAASPTRANKFRRAYMDNLLNQRKETLSLFKALAIYVDTNLSRTQYEVIRTSDTNLFPCYSKLQAAKKDCYPVKEAIKVSATCAEVNLQDLLNHTALRLLTYLGEIIEQLHQSDGASFELILKWGCDGSQQKEYKQKFENDTDSDAQIFQSSMVPLRLTSGKNVVWQNPTPSSPRYCRPIRLQFVKETSKIIQEEVNYVQDQINNLQIINIGEHEVKFTMKMTMGDAKGCNAITSTLSTMRCYICGATSSTFNNLSVTKEIDPDAIKFGLSILHARIRLFETLLHLAHKLPIKKWQIRTETDKNLVN